From Paenibacillus graminis, a single genomic window includes:
- a CDS encoding YidC/Oxa1 family membrane protein insertase — translation MSLMKTRRGKWFLLLGVMVLMIAVLSGCAPSSAVTHTTEDLKNGGFWQSNVVYYFAIALDTFAKWFNGQYGFAVLVMVIIVRTLILPLTMKQVKSSRAMQAIQPELEKIKKKYKDTPEKVQQETMRLFQENKVNPMAGCLPLIVQMPIFIALYNSIYYNPSLREHSFLWLQLGKPDHLFILPLLAAATTFLQTRMMTKMNPVQQQGPMQFMMMVYPVLIFIMSYNFPSALPLYWFYSNLYTIIQNYFLYRNNDKTKLAVATAGAGAGSAKEVNLVKSKNTNARKDVTPAAKGNSSKGKKEAKKSK, via the coding sequence TTGCTGTTCTGTCGGGGTGCGCTCCGTCGTCAGCCGTGACGCACACTACGGAGGATTTGAAGAATGGAGGCTTCTGGCAGAGCAACGTCGTTTATTATTTTGCCATTGCGCTCGATACATTCGCCAAATGGTTTAATGGACAGTATGGTTTCGCCGTCCTTGTAATGGTTATCATTGTCCGTACTCTTATCCTGCCGTTAACGATGAAACAGGTGAAGAGCTCGCGTGCAATGCAGGCCATTCAACCAGAACTCGAGAAAATTAAGAAAAAATATAAAGATACACCTGAAAAGGTGCAGCAGGAAACGATGCGCCTGTTCCAGGAGAACAAGGTTAACCCAATGGCTGGCTGTCTGCCGCTGATTGTGCAAATGCCGATTTTTATCGCGCTTTACAACTCGATTTATTATAACCCGTCTCTGCGAGAGCACTCGTTCCTATGGCTGCAGCTCGGTAAGCCCGATCATCTGTTCATCTTGCCGCTCCTTGCAGCAGCCACCACCTTCCTGCAGACCCGGATGATGACCAAGATGAACCCTGTACAGCAGCAGGGACCTATGCAGTTCATGATGATGGTGTATCCGGTTCTGATCTTCATCATGTCTTACAACTTCCCGTCAGCGCTTCCGCTGTACTGGTTCTACAGTAACCTGTATACCATTATTCAGAACTACTTCTTATACCGCAACAATGACAAAACCAAACTGGCTGTGGCCACTGCCGGTGCTGGTGCAGGTAGTGCCAAAGAAGTCAATCTGGTAAAAAGCAAGAACACTAACGCGCGCAAGGATGTCACTCCAGCTGCGAAAGGCAATAGCAGCAAAGGAAAGAAGGAGGCCAAAAAGTCAAAATGA